The following are encoded in a window of Bos javanicus breed banteng chromosome 12, ARS-OSU_banteng_1.0, whole genome shotgun sequence genomic DNA:
- the ABHD13 gene encoding protein ABHD13 — MEKSWMLWNFVERWLVALASWSWALCRISLLSLIVTFHLYGGIVLLLLIFISIAGILYKFQDVLLYFPEQPSSSRLYVPMPTGIPHENIFIRTKDGVRLNLILIRYTGDSSPYSPTIIYFHGNAGNIGHRLPNALLMLVNLKVNLLLVDYRGYGKSEGEASEEGLYLDSEAVLDYVMTRPDLDKTKIFLFGRSLGGAVAIHLASENSHRISAIMVENTFLSIPHMASTLFSFFPMRYLPLWCYKNKFLSYRKISQCRMPSLFISGLSDQLIPPVMMKQLYELSPSRTKRLAIFPDGTHNDTWQCQGYFTALEQFIKEVIKSPSPEEMAKTSSNVTII, encoded by the coding sequence ATGGAAAAGTCCTGGATGCTGTGGAACTTTGTTGAAAGATGGCTGGTAGCTTTGGCTTCCTGGTCTTGGGCTCTCTGCCgcatttctcttttatctttaatAGTGACCTTTCATCTGTATGGAGGCATTGTCTTACTTCTGTTAATATTCATATCAATAGCAGGTATTCTGTATAAATTCCAGGATGTATTGCTTTACTTCCCAGAACAGCCATCTTCTTCGCGCCTTTATGTTCCCATGCCCACTGGTATTCCacatgaaaacattttcatcagAACCAAAGATGGAGTGCGTCTGAATCTTATTTTGATAAGATACACTGGAGACAGCTCGCCCTATTCCCCGACTATAATTTATTTTCACGGGAATGCAGGCAACATAGGCCACAGGTTGCCAAATGCCTTGCTTATGTTGGTTAACCTCAAAGTCAATCTTCTGCTGGTCGACTACCGAGGCTATGGGAAAAGTGAAGGAGAGGCAAGTGAAGAAGGACTCTACCTGGATTCTGAGGCTGTGCTGGACTATGTGATGACCAGACCCGACcttgacaaaacaaaaattttcctttttggccGTTCCTTGGGAGGAGCGGTAGCTATTCATTTGGCTTCTGAGAATTCACATAGGATTTCAGCCATTATGGTTGAGAACACATTTTTAAGCATACCACACATGGCCAgcactttattttcattctttccaatgCGTTACCTTCCTTTATGGTGCTACAAAAATAAGTTCTTGTCCTACAGAAAAATCTCTCAGTGCAGAATGCCTTCTCTCTTCATCTCCGGACTCTCCGACCAGTTAATCCCACCAGTAATGATGAAGCAGCTCTATGAGCTCTCCCCGTCTCGGACTAAGAGATTAGCCATTTTTCCCGATGGAACTCATAACGATACGTGGCAGTGCCAGGGTTACTTCACGGCCCTCGAACAGTTCATCAAAGAAGTAATAAAGAGTCCTTCTCCTGAAGAGATGGCCAAAACTTCATCTAATGTAACAATTATATGA